From the Brachyspira suanatina genome, one window contains:
- a CDS encoding rhamnan synthesis F family protein, whose product MKRLAIFAGYDKDNIIDDYVVYYIKELKKVADIVYVCNCNMLESELDKISNYCIHIINGEHGEFDFGSYKRGFIYVRNNKIIFDYDYLMLINDSVFGPFFDLKTIVENMEKKDLDAWAMFHCLFDHINIEHLQSYFISIKKKIFITQNFVYFMQSITKLDSKYDMIIHHEFGLTKFFLDNNYKIGGYFDSSNIKTENDNNLPFHKSEELIRNGFPFFKRSILEPSLRLQTYNFTVDNWNNILNTIENNYDINLIKNNIERVLNIDSNTLLPKIEQTTEDNISKKDKCFKLFGLESNDKYQTLYIFGIKITIKR is encoded by the coding sequence ATGAAAAGGTTAGCGATATTTGCAGGATATGATAAAGATAATATCATAGATGATTATGTAGTATATTATATTAAAGAATTAAAAAAAGTAGCTGATATAGTTTATGTTTGCAACTGTAATATGTTAGAAAGTGAATTAGATAAAATATCAAATTATTGTATCCATATTATTAATGGAGAGCATGGAGAATTTGATTTTGGATCATATAAAAGAGGATTTATTTATGTTAGGAATAATAAAATAATATTTGATTATGATTATTTAATGCTTATAAATGATTCAGTTTTTGGTCCTTTTTTTGATCTAAAAACAATAGTAGAAAATATGGAGAAAAAAGATTTAGATGCTTGGGCTATGTTTCATTGTTTATTTGATCATATTAATATTGAGCATTTGCAATCTTATTTTATATCTATAAAAAAGAAAATTTTTATAACACAAAATTTTGTTTATTTTATGCAATCAATAACTAAATTAGATTCTAAATATGATATGATTATACATCATGAATTTGGTCTTACTAAATTTTTTCTAGATAATAATTACAAAATAGGTGGATATTTTGATTCTTCAAATATAAAAACAGAAAATGATAATAATTTGCCTTTTCATAAATCTGAAGAACTTATTAGAAATGGATTTCCATTTTTTAAAAGAAGTATATTAGAACCTTCATTAAGATTACAAACATATAATTTTACTGTTGATAACTGGAATAATATATTAAATACCATTGAAAATAATTACGATATCAATTTAATAAAAAATAATATAGAAAGAGTTTTGAATATAGACTCTAATACTTTACTTCCTAAAATAGAACAAACAACTGAAGATAATATATCAAAAAAAGATAAATGTTTCAAACTTTTTGGATTAGAATCAAATGATAAGTATCAAACACTATATATATTTGGCATAAAAATTACTATAAAAAGGTAA
- a CDS encoding rhamnan synthesis F family protein, translating to MNTIRRIVIFAGYDKDNIIDDYVVYYIKELKKVADIVYVSDCNMLESELDKISSYCIHIINGRHGEYDFGSYKRGYIYAEEQNILKDYDYLMLINDSVFGPFFDLKTIVENMENKNSDVWGMFKYLENNTEKEHLQSYFVSMKNKVFISKEYNSFIHSVKKETDKGEIIRKYEIGQSVLFKKCSYSIESFLDSSSKSDCNIENNVLLFDPLPLIEKGFPFLKIFMFKNLLELKKHHVINMDITRLYRIIDIIKKDYEIKLIIDYLNSNNIMFPKFRKLKNYFLNKKFLYIELSYYNLEKCTLLIKLFNFIRITIFIPNKYIFYKNFDFILKT from the coding sequence ATGAATACAATAAGAAGAATAGTAATATTTGCAGGATATGATAAAGATAATATCATAGATGATTATGTAGTATATTATATTAAAGAATTAAAAAAAGTAGCTGATATAGTTTATGTTTCTGATTGTAATATGTTAGAAAGTGAATTAGATAAAATATCTTCTTATTGTATTCATATTATTAATGGCAGACATGGAGAATATGACTTTGGATCATATAAAAGAGGATATATTTACGCAGAAGAACAAAATATACTCAAAGATTATGATTATTTAATGCTTATAAATGATTCAGTTTTTGGTCCTTTTTTTGATCTAAAAACAATAGTAGAAAATATGGAAAATAAAAATTCCGATGTTTGGGGTATGTTTAAATATTTAGAAAATAATACAGAAAAGGAACATTTACAAAGCTACTTTGTTTCAATGAAGAACAAGGTTTTTATATCAAAAGAATATAATAGTTTTATACACTCGGTTAAAAAAGAAACAGATAAAGGAGAAATAATTAGAAAATATGAGATAGGACAAAGTGTTTTGTTTAAAAAATGTAGCTATAGTATAGAAAGTTTTTTGGATTCAAGTAGCAAATCAGACTGTAATATTGAAAATAATGTATTATTATTTGATCCTCTTCCTTTAATAGAAAAAGGATTTCCATTTTTAAAGATTTTTATGTTCAAAAATCTACTTGAATTAAAAAAACATCATGTTATAAATATGGATATAACTCGCTTATATAGAATTATAGATATAATAAAAAAAGATTATGAAATTAAATTAATTATAGACTATTTAAATAGCAATAATATTATGTTTCCTAAATTTAGAAAATTGAAAAATTATTTTTTAAATAAAAAGTTTTTGTATATAGAATTATCTTATTATAATTTAGAAAAATGTACATTATTAATAAAATTATTTAATTTTATCAGAATTACTATATTTATTCCAAATAAATATATATTTTATAAAAATTTTGACTTTATTTTGAAAACTTAA
- a CDS encoding glycosyltransferase domain-containing protein: protein MTQEQIDLINKVVWFIPFKNKRNAVRNFLNSIVENINIINSITQHSVNQNQQITDLIQHSINQNQQIIDLLQHSINQNNYINKETLNYILTLKKELLELKGNKEKNNKKVIYTCITDRYDNLFVHTYINNDWDYICFTDDKYLINAQIYGNWIIKPLQFNELDNTRNNRWHKMHPHIILKEYDHSIYLDGNIDIKTSYLFECINNCINNNETISIPKHYLRDCLYDEADIVCKYNIDNPDIVKTQMEIYRNENFPEHYGFTENNCIYRKHNDQIIMKTMEEWWYWVKNYSKRDQLSLFYALWKNNIKMEKYLTDMPIRYDFNNFNWFYHKKSNETLLEESKRLGFV, encoded by the coding sequence ATGACACAAGAACAAATAGATTTAATAAATAAAGTAGTATGGTTTATTCCGTTTAAAAACAAAAGAAATGCTGTAAGAAATTTTCTTAATAGTATAGTAGAAAATATAAATATTATAAATTCTATAACTCAACATTCAGTAAATCAAAATCAGCAAATCACTGATTTAATACAACACTCTATTAATCAAAATCAGCAAATAATTGATTTATTACAGCATTCTATTAATCAAAATAATTATATAAATAAAGAAACGCTTAATTATATATTAACTCTTAAAAAAGAATTATTGGAGTTAAAAGGAAATAAAGAAAAAAATAATAAAAAAGTTATATATACTTGTATAACAGATAGATACGATAATTTATTTGTACATACTTATATTAATAATGATTGGGATTATATTTGTTTTACAGATGACAAATATTTAATAAATGCTCAAATTTATGGTAATTGGATAATAAAACCTCTTCAATTTAATGAATTAGATAATACTAGGAATAATAGATGGCATAAAATGCATCCTCATATAATATTAAAAGAATATGATCATAGTATTTATTTAGATGGTAATATAGATATAAAGACTAGCTATCTATTTGAATGTATTAATAATTGTATTAATAATAATGAAACAATATCCATACCTAAACACTATTTAAGAGATTGTTTGTATGATGAAGCAGATATAGTATGTAAATATAATATTGATAATCCAGATATAGTAAAAACTCAAATGGAAATATATAGAAATGAAAACTTTCCAGAGCATTATGGATTTACAGAAAATAATTGCATTTACAGAAAACATAATGATCAAATTATTATGAAGACTATGGAAGAATGGTGGTATTGGGTAAAAAATTACTCAAAAAGAGATCAATTAAGTTTATTTTATGCTTTATGGAAAAATAATATAAAAATGGAAAAATATTTAACAGATATGCCTATAAGATATGATTTTAATAATTTTAATTGGTTTTATCACAAAAAAAGTAATGAAACATTGTTAGAAGAAAGTAAAAGATTAGGATTTGTATGA
- a CDS encoding GDP-mannose 4,6-dehydratase, with amino-acid sequence MIYLITGVAGFIGSNLLDELLKNKDNIIIGIDNLNEFYAPIIKRKNIQHNLENNNFKFYNIDLLDTNQLNKIFENHKIDSIVHLAGYGGVRPSIEKPKLYIDNNIVATLNILECMKKYNVKKLVYASSSSVYGNSKENIFKETLNVSKPISPYAMTKKACEELCYTYHKLYNINIIALRFFTVYGKRQRPDLAISKFTKLILEDKPIPVFGDGNTIRDYTYIDDIISGIISAIEYNKTSYEIVNLGGGNPVSLNRMIETIENVLNRKATIERMSMQKGDVDKTAADINKAKKLLNYNPSTSFEEGIKKFTKWFKNNMYNEV; translated from the coding sequence ATGATTTATTTAATAACAGGTGTTGCTGGATTTATAGGTTCTAACCTTTTAGATGAACTATTAAAAAATAAAGATAATATTATTATAGGTATAGATAATTTAAATGAGTTTTATGCTCCAATTATTAAAAGAAAAAATATTCAGCATAATTTAGAAAATAATAATTTTAAGTTTTATAATATTGATTTATTAGATACAAATCAATTAAATAAAATATTTGAAAATCATAAAATAGATAGTATAGTACATTTGGCGGGTTATGGAGGTGTAAGACCTTCTATAGAAAAACCTAAACTCTATATAGACAATAATATAGTTGCTACTCTTAATATATTAGAATGTATGAAAAAATATAATGTAAAAAAGTTAGTTTATGCATCTTCAAGCAGCGTTTATGGAAATTCAAAAGAAAATATTTTTAAAGAAACACTTAATGTAAGTAAACCTATTTCTCCTTATGCTATGACAAAAAAAGCTTGCGAAGAATTATGTTATACCTATCATAAACTTTATAATATTAATATTATAGCTTTAAGATTCTTTACAGTTTATGGAAAAAGACAGAGACCTGATTTAGCTATATCAAAATTTACAAAGCTTATACTTGAGGATAAACCAATACCAGTATTTGGAGATGGCAATACTATAAGAGATTATACATATATTGATGATATAATATCTGGAATTATTTCTGCTATAGAGTATAATAAAACATCTTATGAAATAGTTAATCTAGGAGGTGGAAATCCTGTTAGTTTAAATAGAATGATAGAAACTATAGAAAATGTTTTGAATAGGAAAGCTACTATAGAAAGAATGTCCATGCAAAAAGGCGATGTAGATAAGACAGCCGCAGATATTAACAAAGCTAAAAAACTTTTAAATTATAACCCTTCTACTAGTTTTGAAGAAGGAATAAAAAAGTTTACAAAGTGGTTTAAAAATAATATGTATAATGAGGTATAG
- a CDS encoding FkbM family methyltransferase, whose translation MDKKTIDNIAWYIPFKKLRNSIRELLLYFYNKLELDNYPNYKYIAFERDKNFENKLNTIIHLSKFINYKRKYNGDGIEVIPNYNNNILYYSDFGNIENKIQELYDINKIYETFNLFNDEYSKDIYLMQIINYSFFEEIGKGIMLPLYYSHIWNSYYDMDDFIKEEISIDGKKLFFCDLSNINIPISLHVPYKYIYFANFIIEQYRYKNKVTIKKGDYVIDGGGYVGDTALYFANLVGNQGRVYSFEFIDDNLDIFYKNMELNKHLKDIIHIIKNPLYSKSNEELMINISGSASRIDKSNNNNASKFLSISIDDFVFNNKIEKIDFIKMDIEGAELEALKGAEKTILQFRPKLAISIYHSFNDYYEIPLLLSKMLNNYEFYFDHFKVGRGESILFCKPI comes from the coding sequence ATGGATAAAAAAACAATAGACAATATAGCTTGGTATATACCTTTTAAAAAGTTGAGAAATTCTATAAGAGAATTACTATTATATTTTTATAATAAATTAGAGTTGGATAATTATCCAAATTATAAATATATAGCATTTGAACGAGATAAAAATTTTGAAAATAAATTAAATACTATAATTCATTTATCTAAATTTATAAATTATAAAAGAAAATATAATGGCGATGGTATAGAAGTTATTCCAAATTATAATAATAATATACTTTATTATTCAGATTTTGGAAATATAGAAAATAAGATACAAGAATTATATGATATAAATAAGATATATGAAACATTTAATTTATTTAATGATGAATATAGTAAAGATATATATTTGATGCAAATAATAAATTATAGTTTTTTTGAAGAAATAGGAAAAGGTATAATGCTTCCTTTATATTATTCTCATATATGGAATTCATACTATGATATGGATGATTTCATAAAAGAAGAAATAAGTATAGATGGTAAAAAATTATTTTTTTGTGATTTATCAAATATTAATATACCTATTTCATTACATGTACCTTATAAATATATTTATTTTGCAAATTTTATAATAGAACAATATAGGTATAAAAATAAAGTTACAATTAAAAAAGGCGATTATGTTATAGATGGCGGTGGATATGTAGGAGATACAGCATTGTATTTTGCTAATTTAGTTGGAAATCAAGGAAGAGTATATTCTTTTGAATTTATAGATGATAATTTAGATATATTTTATAAAAATATGGAACTAAATAAACATTTAAAAGACATTATACATATAATAAAAAATCCTTTATATAGTAAATCAAATGAAGAATTAATGATTAATATCAGCGGATCTGCTTCTAGAATAGATAAGTCAAACAATAATAATGCTTCTAAATTTCTAAGTATATCTATAGATGATTTTGTTTTTAATAACAAAATAGAAAAAATAGATTTTATAAAAATGGATATAGAAGGTGCTGAATTAGAAGCATTAAAAGGTGCTGAAAAAACAATATTACAATTCAGACCAAAATTAGCTATATCTATTTATCATAGTTTCAATGATTATTATGAAATACCTTTATTACTTTCAAAAATGCTCAATAATTATGAATTTTATTTTGATCATTTTAAAGTTGGCAGAGGAGAAAGTATTTTATTTTGCAAACCTATTTAA
- a CDS encoding radical SAM/SPASM domain-containing protein: MNKKTIEKIAWWIPIKKLRNNFREKMYSNIIPENIIDYNNKVKTIYNYRKIKLIHLETHNRCNNDCQFCPVSVGNEKREYHKMSEELFIKIMNDLSKMNYNQSISLFCNNEPFLDTRIVDFFRIAKEKLPNAFHYIMTNGLIVSLEQFKESYKYLDMFLIDNYNNNNELNPKAKIIYDFCMQNPEYKEKTIILMRRKDEILSSRAGNSPNRQTSLQKIKHLCSLPNHQFIIRPDGKISLCCNDAWGQMTLGDLNKNTVEEIFNSRYHNKICKKLLKGRDKITICEYCDYVDDLNITYNRIVNNIPSDGLTRHKNNPANILK, from the coding sequence ATGAATAAAAAAACAATAGAAAAAATAGCTTGGTGGATACCTATTAAAAAATTGCGTAATAATTTCAGAGAAAAAATGTATTCCAATATAATACCTGAAAATATTATAGATTATAATAATAAAGTTAAAACTATTTATAATTATAGAAAAATAAAATTAATCCATCTAGAAACCCATAATAGATGCAACAATGACTGTCAATTTTGCCCAGTTAGTGTAGGTAATGAGAAAAGAGAATACCATAAAATGTCAGAAGAATTATTTATAAAAATAATGAATGATTTATCTAAAATGAATTATAATCAAAGTATATCATTATTTTGTAATAATGAACCATTTTTAGATACAAGGATAGTAGATTTTTTTAGGATAGCAAAAGAAAAATTACCTAATGCTTTTCATTATATTATGACAAATGGTTTGATAGTATCTTTAGAACAATTCAAAGAATCATATAAATATTTGGATATGTTTCTTATAGATAATTATAATAATAATAATGAATTAAATCCAAAGGCAAAAATCATATATGATTTTTGTATGCAAAATCCAGAATATAAAGAAAAAACTATAATTCTTATGAGAAGAAAAGATGAAATATTATCTAGTCGAGCAGGAAATTCACCAAATAGACAAACTTCTTTACAAAAGATAAAACATTTATGCAGTTTACCTAATCATCAATTTATTATAAGACCAGATGGAAAAATATCACTATGTTGTAATGATGCTTGGGGACAAATGACTTTAGGAGATTTAAATAAAAATACAGTAGAGGAAATATTTAATTCAAGATATCATAATAAAATATGTAAAAAGTTACTTAAAGGAAGAGATAAAATTACAATCTGTGAATATTGTGATTATGTAGATGATCTTAATATAACATATAATAGAATAGTTAATAATATTCCTTCCGATGGTTTAACTAGACACAAAAACAACCCTGCTAATATATTAAAATAA